From one Vicia villosa cultivar HV-30 ecotype Madison, WI unplaced genomic scaffold, Vvil1.0 ctg.000830F_1_1, whole genome shotgun sequence genomic stretch:
- the LOC131631469 gene encoding oxysterol-binding protein-related protein 1C-like isoform X3 → MPPLPSSILAKSELFSRPASHIVNHSISSGGSQRHDQQQLVVVPTAVDVRINDLVGNGISGILQKWVNYGKGWRPRWFVLQDGVLSYYKIHGPDKIVINPETEKGFKVIGDESMRIISRKRNSHYSQHWRKPFGEIHLQVSTIRESRSDDKRFSIFTGTKTLHLRAETREDRVAWVEALYAVKDMFPRMSNCELMAPVDNSAISTEKLRHRLMEEGVSEAAIQDSEQIMRNEYAALQSQLLLLKQKQLALIDNLRQLETEKVDLENTVVDESQRQRQGNGQEASSILGQEKFSEASVCGSEDDNDRNDAAEEGTDDDDDAAFFDTRDFLSSSSSFKSNGSDFRASSFSSDDEGVPTVGFEEDVDPCIKTVGTNNPRVKRRKKLPEPVEKEKGVSLWSLIKDNIGKDLTKVCLPVYFNEPLSSLQKCCEEMEYSYLLDRAYEWGRRGNTLMRILNVAAFAVSAYASTDGKICKPFNPLLGETYEADFPDKGFRFISEKVSHHPTIVACHCEGTGWKFWADSNLKSKFWGRSIQLDPVGILTLEFDDGEVFQWSKVTTSIYNLILGKLYCDHYGTMRIQGNGAYSCKLKFKEQSIIDRNPRQVQGIVQDRNGKTLATLIGKWDDSMYYVNGDYGGKGKGYESLSEAHLLWKRSKPPKFPTRYNLTRFAITLNELTPGLKEKLPPTDSRLRPDQRFLENGEYEMANSEKLRLEQRQRQHAKRPKNMIQLLIEHLFYWDSGWEDAS, encoded by the exons ATGCCTCCTCTTCCGTCCTCCATTTTAGCGAAATCCGAGCTGTTCTCCCGACCTGCAAGCCACATCGTCAACCACAGTATCTCCAGCGGCGGAAGTCAGCGGCACGATCAGCAGCAGTTGGTGGTTGTTCCGACGGCGGTTGATGTGAGGATCAACGACCTCGTCGGGAACGGAATATCAGGAATACTTCAGAAGTGGGTGAACTATGGCAAAGGATGGAGGCCTAGGTGGTTCGTGCTACAGGATGGTGTTCTCTCCTATTACAAGATTCACGGACCTGATAAGATTGTAATCAATCCAGAAACCGAGAAAGGATTCAAAGTCATCGGTGACGAGTCCATGCGGATCATCTCTCGCAAAAGAAATTCTCACTACTCTCAACATTGGCGAAAGCCTTTCGGTGAAATCCATCTCCAG GTTTCAACTATTCGTGAAAGCAGATCGGATGATAAACGGTTTTCCATTTTCACTGGGACAAAGACACTGCACTTAAGGGCTGAGACCCGTGAGGATCGGGTGGCATGGGTGGAGGCTTTATATGCAGTCAAAGATATGTTTCCTCGGATGTCCAACTGTGAGCTGATGGCTCCTGTGGACAATTCCGCCATTTCAACTGAAAAGTTGAGGCACCGGCTAATGGAAGAAGGTGTTAGTGAGGCTGCCATTCAGGACAGTGAGCAAATTATGAGAAATGAGTACGCAGCTCTACAAAGCCAGCTTTTGCTACTTAAGCAGAAACAGTTGGCACTAATTGATAATTTACGCCAATTGGAG ACAGAGAAGGTTGACCTGGAAAACACTGTTGTTGATGAGAGCCAAAGACAAAGACAAGGGAATGGTCAAGAGGCTTCCTCTATATTGGGGCAGGAAAAGTTTAGTG AAGCAAGTGTGTGTGGGTCTGAGGATGATAATGACAGAAATGACGCAGCAGAGGAAGGAACAGATGATGACGATGATGCCGCCTTTTTTGACACACGTGATTTTCTATCATCATCCAGTTCTTTTAAAAGTAATGGATCTGATTTTAGGGCTTCATCCTTCTCTTCAGATGATGAAGGAGTCCCGACAGTTGGATTTGAGGAGGATGTAGATCCTTGTATTAAAACTGTTGGGACCAACAACCCTCGTGTTAAGCGGCGTAAAAAATTGCCCGAACCTGTTGAGAAAGAGAAAGGCGTCAGTCTTTGGTCATTGATTAAGGATAATATTGGGAAGGATCTAACTAAAGTATGTCTCCCTGTTTATTTTAATGAACCTCTCTCCTCTCTTCAAAAATGCTGTGAAGAAATGGAGTACTCGTATCTCCTTGACCGAGCTTATGAATGGGGAAGAAGA GGCAATACCCTTATGAGGATTCTCAATGTTGCTGCTTTTGCTGTATCTGCCTATGCTTCAACTGATGGAAAAATTTGCAAACCATTCAATCCATTACTGGGGGAGACATATGAGGCTGACTTTCCAGATAAAGGCTTTCGTTTCATTTCAGAGAAG GTCAGTCACCACCCTACAATAGTTGCATGTCACTGTGAGGGTACGGGCTGGAAATTTTGGGCAGATAGTAACTTAAAAAGCAAATTTTGGGGCCGATCAATTCAACTCGATCCTGTTGGTATATTGACATTAGAATTTGACGATGGGGAAGTGTTCCAGTGGAGCAAG GTTACTACATCAATATACAATCTCATTTTGGGAAAGCTGTATTGTGATCATTATGGTACAATGCGTATTCAGGGAAACGGAGCATACTCATGTAAACTGAAATTCAAGGAACAATCTATAATTGATCGCAATCCTCGCCAG GTTCAAGGTATTGTTCAGGACAGAAATGGGAAAACATTGGCTACATTAATTGGAAAGTGGGACGACAGCATGTATTATGTTAATGGTGACTATGGTGGAAAGGGAAAAGGTTACGAATCGTTGTCGGAAGCACATCTACTATGGAAGAGGAGCAAGCCTCCCAAGTTTCCTACTAGATATAACTTAACTCGTTTTGCCATCACATTAAACGAACTTACCCCAGGATTAAAG GAAAAGCTACCACCTACGGATTCCAGGTTAAGGCCAGATCAGAGGTTTTTGGAAAATGGGGAGTATGAGATGGCAAATTCGGAAAAATTACGGCTAGAGCAGCGTCAACGGCAG CATGCTAAAAGGCCAAAAAACATGATCCAGTTATTGATTGAACACTTGTTTTATTGGGATTCAGGCTGGGAAGATGCAAGCTAG
- the LOC131631463 gene encoding uncharacterized protein LOC131631463, whose amino-acid sequence MDEARICIKSGRKEMINVTVKVLIDGEQFFISMREDGNLLRDLQTPRRGMDEEEAKSFDSPATFSSDDLESGDVRGFHEKEIFHEEPRTRERTFQVSLGGEDEDSQSTKIRNNIDLGLSEESIKSNGKKVFLDLKEGFGVSALDKGDNDALHENASLNSVTDEREKAFSNYLKEVSYCGLTFGTKENGSGEREARGKNDGPNKEDATCLRFGEKVEISSSFYACITPRQGSRSKINDDVPGAVDSKVDSISNGELNPSSSNSDHDILRSNVRKMNNDNSEVGKKVLGSITKLGVTSGGDEGMTVKLLNAMELRDKKRLAWAFWGNKEVEWTACNSSGASGGMGFLWRRGSLSLNYSFIGKGFVGINVMREGVIYNLVNVYAPCSVVERRVLWNSLQNWRIKNGLEEWCIVGDFNEVSCREERIGEGSHHNNRGMAEFCGFIDSMVLVDIPCVGGKFTWFKDSGKAMSRLDRFLISRNMIDDWGVIDQRIEKRDILNHAPIRLNVGKDFVKEEWEKLIVNGRGDFILYEKLRSLKSSLRNKGGDKEALGHSRRDVTREIWNCLNLKDNMLRQKSRQLWLKEGDKNSRFFHNSVKDRQRRNAITLTCLEGENGRVEGVANIKKEVFAFFQEYFKEENFNRPLPEGLVLNCLSEVDTERLERVFTEEEVKEAVWSCDGNKSPSSDGFSLEFFNSNWEVVKVDVVRLVADFHEKARLTKACTSVFIALIPKVRIPQSLSDYRPINLVGSLYKIIAKFLAARLRGVVGKLVSSNQTNFVLDRNISDGVLVVNEVVDLARREKRSYVVLKVDFEKAYDRVNWNFAKYVLVRMGFCARWMRWMECFMEVLTALMRKAKEIGDFRGFKFNANEEVDILQFADDTIILAEGDTANLWSMKTILRGFELMSGLRINFHRSNLFGINVGGWFLEEASSFLSCKVGSFPFKFLGVKVGDNPRKSSMWKDLISLMRKRLAVWKGVNLNVAGRVVLINSMLNSIPIYSLSLYKAPSKVLHEIHTIQSKFLWSGGDRKRSVHWVSWDTVCKTREEGGLGVKNVEIMNAALLSKWKWRILLDHEAENHFAGATKCCVGNGENVPLWYGCWAGQEPLREAFSELFRNAEDHLLSVAEAGFYTDTSWH is encoded by the exons ATGGATGAAGCCAGGATCTGCATCAAATCCGGAAGGAAGGAAATGATCAACGTTACGGTCAAAGTGTTGATCGATGGAGAACAATTCTTTATTAGTATGCGGGAAGATGGAAACTTGTTAAGGGACTTGCAGACGCCGAGGAGAGGCATGGATGAAGAAGAAGCCAAATCATTTGATTCACCGGCGACTTTCTCCTCAGACGATCTGGAATCAGGAGATGTTAGGGGCTTTCACGAGAAAGAAATCTTTCACGAGGAGCCTAGGACTAGGGAAAGGACATTTCAGGTTTCATTAGGTGGGGAGGATGAGGATTCACAGTCTACAAAAATAAGGAACAACATAGACTTAGGCCTTAGTGAGGAGAGTATTAagtcaaatggaaaaaaggtgtTTCTTGACTTGAAAGAGGGTTTTGGGGTGTCAGCCTTAGATAAAGGTGATAATGATGCTTTACACGAAAATGCAAGTTTGAACAGTGTTACAGATGAAAGAGAAAAAGCATTTTCTAATTACTTGAAGGAAGTATCTTACTGTGGGCTTACCTTTGGTACAAAGGAAAATGGGTCGGGCGAAAGAGAGGCCAGGGGCAAAAACGATGGACCC AACAAGGAAGATGCGACCTGTTTGCGATTTGGGGAAAAAGTGGAGATCTCTTCTTCTTTCTATGCGTGCATTACTCCGAGACAAGGAAGCAGATCGAAGATCAACGATGATGTTCCTGGTGCGGTGGATTCAAAAGTCGACTCCATTTCAAATGGTGAGTTAAATCCCTCCTCTTCAAATTCTGATCACGACATTCTTCGTAGCAACGTTAGGAAGATGAACAATGATAATTCTGAAGTGGGGAAAAAGGTTTTGGGTTCTATTACAAAGTTGGGGGTGACTAGTGGAGGTGATGAAGGGATGACTGTGAAATTGCTAAATGCCATGGAGCTGAGAGATAAAAAAAG ACTTGCGTGGGCTTTTTGGGGAAATAAGGAGGTGGAGTGGACTGCTTGTAACTCCTCGGGTGCGTCAGGGGGAATGGGCTTCCTTTGGAGGAGAGGGTCTTTGTCTCTTAATTATAGCTTCATTGGGAAAGGTTTTGTTGGCATTAATGTTATGCGGGAAGGAGTTATTTATAATCTCGTCAATGTGTATGCTCCGTGTAGTGTGGTGGAAAGAAGGGTTTTGTGGAATTCTTTACAAAATTGGAGAATAAAAAATGGCTTAGAGGAATGGTGCATAGTGGGTGATTTCAACGAAGTCTCGTGTAGGGAAGAAAGAATAGGGGAAGGTTCACACCACAATAATAGAGGAATGGCGGAGTTTTGTGGTTTTATAGATAGCATGGTTTTGGTGGATATCCCTTGTGTGGGAGGTAAATTCACTTGGTTCAAAGACAGCGGGAAGGCTATGAGTAGACTTGATAGATTTTTGATCTCGAGAAACATGATAGACGATTGGGGTGTTATAGATCAAAGAATTGAAAAAAGAGACATATTGAATCATGCTCCTATCCGTTTGAATGTCGGGAAG GATTTCGTTAAGGAAGAATGGGAAAAGTTGATTGTTAATGGTAGGGGAGATTTCATTTTATACGAGAAACTTAGATCCTTGAAGAGTAGCCTTAGA AACAAAGGGGGCGATAAGGAGGCATTGGGGCATTCTAGGAGGGATGTCACGAGGGAGATTTGgaattgtttgaatttaaaagATAATATGCTTAGACAAAAATCAAGGCAACTATGGTTGAAAGAGGGAGACAAAAACTCTAGATTTTTCCACAACTCAGTAAAGGATAGACAAAGAAGAAATGCGATAACTTTAACTTGTTTGGAAGGTGAAAACGGTAGAGTGGAGGGGGTGGCAAATATCAAGAAGGAGGTTTTTGCTTTTTTCCAAGAATATTTCAAAGAGGAGAACTTTAATAGGCCTTTACCGGAGGGATTAGTTCTAAATTGTTTGAGTGAAGTTGACACAGAGCGGCTGGAGAGAGTTTTCACGGAAGAGGAGGTAAAAGAAGCCGTTTGGTCTTGTGACGGCAATAAAAGTCCCAGTTCGGATGGTTTTTCCTTAGAATTTTTCAATAGTAATTGGGAGGTGGTCAAAGTTGATGTGGTTAGATTGGTGGCAGATTTCCATGAAAAGGCTAGACTTACAAAAGCTTGTACTTCGGTGTTTATTGCTCTTATTCCCAAAGTGAGAATTCCTCAATCCTTGTCCGATTATAGGCCCATAAATCTTGTTGGAAGCTTATACAAGATAATAGCTAAATTCTTGGCCGCTAGATTAAGAGGTGTAGTCGGGAAGCTTGTGTCTAGTAACCAAACGAATTTTGTTCTGGATAGAAATATTTCGGATGGAGTTCTTGTGGTGAATGAGGTGGTGGATCTAGcaagaagagaaaaaagaagtTATGTGGTGTTaaaggttgattttgaaaaggcttacgATCGGGTTAATTGGAATTTTGCCAAATATGTGCTAGTTCGTATGGGGTTTTGTGCGAGATGGATGCGATGGATGGAATGCT TCATGGAGGTGTTAACGGCTCTTATGAGGAAAGCAAAGGAAATAGGTGATTTTAGAGGATTCAAGTTCAATGCCAATGAGGAAGTAGacattctccaatttgcggacgacacgATCATATTAGCGGAAGGAGACACGGCTAATTTATGGAGCATGAAAACCATACTTAGGGGTTTTGAGTTAATGTCGGGATTGAGGATTAATTTCCACAGAAGCAATCTTTTCGGGATTAATGTGGGAGGGTGGTTCTTAGAAGAGGCGTCTTCTTTTCTCTCTTGTAAAGTGGGTAGCTTTCCGTTCAAATTCCTTGGAGTAAAAGTAGGAGACAATCCTAGGAAAAGCTCTATGTGGAAAGATTTAATTTCGCTCATGAGAAAGCGTTTGGCCGTGTGGAAAGGGGTAAATCTTAATGTCGCGGGTCGTGTGGTTTTGATTAACTCGATGCTCAATTCCATTCCTATTTACTCTTTATCTTTATACAAGGCTCCGTCAAAGGTTCTTCATGAGATTCATACAATTCAAAGCAAATTCCTATGGAGCGGGGGTGATCGCAAAAGATCGgttcattgggtgagttgggaCACGGTTTGTAAAACTCGTGAGGAAGGAGGATTGGGTGTCAAAAATGTGGAAATTATGAATGCGGCCTTACTTAGcaaatggaaatggaggattCTTTTGGATCATGAAGCG GAAAACCATTTTGCTGGTGCGACTAAGTGTTGTGTGGGCAATGGTGAAAACGTACCGCTTTGGTACGGTTGCTGGGCGGGACAGGAGCCCCTTCGGGAAGCTTTTTCGGAGCTGTTTCGAAACGCAGAAGACCATTTATTATCTGTGGCAGAGGCTGGATTTTATACTGATACGAGCTGGCATTAG
- the LOC131631469 gene encoding oxysterol-binding protein-related protein 1C-like isoform X2: MPPLPSSILAKSELFSRPASHIVNHSISSGGSQRHDQQQLVVVPTAVDVRINDLVGNGISGILQKWVNYGKGWRPRWFVLQDGVLSYYKIHGPDKIVINPETEKGFKVIGDESMRIISRKRNSHYSQHWRKPFGEIHLQVSTIRESRSDDKRFSIFTGTKTLHLRAETREDRVAWVEALYAVKDMFPRMSNCELMAPVDNSAISTEKLRHRLMEEGVSEAAIQDSEQIMRNEYAALQSQLLLLKQKQLALIDNLRQLETEKVDLENTVVDESQRQRQGNGQEASSILGQEKFSASVCGSEDDNDRNDAAEEGTDDDDDAAFFDTRDFLSSSSSFKSNGSDFRASSFSSDDEGVPTVGFEEDVDPCIKTVGTNNPRVKRRKKLPEPVEKEKGVSLWSLIKDNIGKDLTKVCLPVYFNEPLSSLQKCCEEMEYSYLLDRAYEWGRRGNTLMRILNVAAFAVSAYASTDGKICKPFNPLLGETYEADFPDKGFRFISEKVSHHPTIVACHCEGTGWKFWADSNLKSKFWGRSIQLDPVGILTLEFDDGEVFQWSKVTTSIYNLILGKLYCDHYGTMRIQGNGAYSCKLKFKEQSIIDRNPRQVQGIVQDRNGKTLATLIGKWDDSMYYVNGDYGGKGKGYESLSEAHLLWKRSKPPKFPTRYNLTRFAITLNELTPGLKEKLPPTDSRLRPDQRFLENGEYEMANSEKLRLEQRQRQAGKMQASGWEPQWFAKDKSSGTYRYVGGYWEARQQRNWNSCPNIFGQIPSDHLLDQG, encoded by the exons ATGCCTCCTCTTCCGTCCTCCATTTTAGCGAAATCCGAGCTGTTCTCCCGACCTGCAAGCCACATCGTCAACCACAGTATCTCCAGCGGCGGAAGTCAGCGGCACGATCAGCAGCAGTTGGTGGTTGTTCCGACGGCGGTTGATGTGAGGATCAACGACCTCGTCGGGAACGGAATATCAGGAATACTTCAGAAGTGGGTGAACTATGGCAAAGGATGGAGGCCTAGGTGGTTCGTGCTACAGGATGGTGTTCTCTCCTATTACAAGATTCACGGACCTGATAAGATTGTAATCAATCCAGAAACCGAGAAAGGATTCAAAGTCATCGGTGACGAGTCCATGCGGATCATCTCTCGCAAAAGAAATTCTCACTACTCTCAACATTGGCGAAAGCCTTTCGGTGAAATCCATCTCCAG GTTTCAACTATTCGTGAAAGCAGATCGGATGATAAACGGTTTTCCATTTTCACTGGGACAAAGACACTGCACTTAAGGGCTGAGACCCGTGAGGATCGGGTGGCATGGGTGGAGGCTTTATATGCAGTCAAAGATATGTTTCCTCGGATGTCCAACTGTGAGCTGATGGCTCCTGTGGACAATTCCGCCATTTCAACTGAAAAGTTGAGGCACCGGCTAATGGAAGAAGGTGTTAGTGAGGCTGCCATTCAGGACAGTGAGCAAATTATGAGAAATGAGTACGCAGCTCTACAAAGCCAGCTTTTGCTACTTAAGCAGAAACAGTTGGCACTAATTGATAATTTACGCCAATTGGAG ACAGAGAAGGTTGACCTGGAAAACACTGTTGTTGATGAGAGCCAAAGACAAAGACAAGGGAATGGTCAAGAGGCTTCCTCTATATTGGGGCAGGAAAAGTTTAGTG CAAGTGTGTGTGGGTCTGAGGATGATAATGACAGAAATGACGCAGCAGAGGAAGGAACAGATGATGACGATGATGCCGCCTTTTTTGACACACGTGATTTTCTATCATCATCCAGTTCTTTTAAAAGTAATGGATCTGATTTTAGGGCTTCATCCTTCTCTTCAGATGATGAAGGAGTCCCGACAGTTGGATTTGAGGAGGATGTAGATCCTTGTATTAAAACTGTTGGGACCAACAACCCTCGTGTTAAGCGGCGTAAAAAATTGCCCGAACCTGTTGAGAAAGAGAAAGGCGTCAGTCTTTGGTCATTGATTAAGGATAATATTGGGAAGGATCTAACTAAAGTATGTCTCCCTGTTTATTTTAATGAACCTCTCTCCTCTCTTCAAAAATGCTGTGAAGAAATGGAGTACTCGTATCTCCTTGACCGAGCTTATGAATGGGGAAGAAGA GGCAATACCCTTATGAGGATTCTCAATGTTGCTGCTTTTGCTGTATCTGCCTATGCTTCAACTGATGGAAAAATTTGCAAACCATTCAATCCATTACTGGGGGAGACATATGAGGCTGACTTTCCAGATAAAGGCTTTCGTTTCATTTCAGAGAAG GTCAGTCACCACCCTACAATAGTTGCATGTCACTGTGAGGGTACGGGCTGGAAATTTTGGGCAGATAGTAACTTAAAAAGCAAATTTTGGGGCCGATCAATTCAACTCGATCCTGTTGGTATATTGACATTAGAATTTGACGATGGGGAAGTGTTCCAGTGGAGCAAG GTTACTACATCAATATACAATCTCATTTTGGGAAAGCTGTATTGTGATCATTATGGTACAATGCGTATTCAGGGAAACGGAGCATACTCATGTAAACTGAAATTCAAGGAACAATCTATAATTGATCGCAATCCTCGCCAG GTTCAAGGTATTGTTCAGGACAGAAATGGGAAAACATTGGCTACATTAATTGGAAAGTGGGACGACAGCATGTATTATGTTAATGGTGACTATGGTGGAAAGGGAAAAGGTTACGAATCGTTGTCGGAAGCACATCTACTATGGAAGAGGAGCAAGCCTCCCAAGTTTCCTACTAGATATAACTTAACTCGTTTTGCCATCACATTAAACGAACTTACCCCAGGATTAAAG GAAAAGCTACCACCTACGGATTCCAGGTTAAGGCCAGATCAGAGGTTTTTGGAAAATGGGGAGTATGAGATGGCAAATTCGGAAAAATTACGGCTAGAGCAGCGTCAACGGCAG GCTGGGAAGATGCAAGCTAGTGGTTGGGAACCACAATGGTTTGCTAAGGATAAATCAAGCGGTACATACCGCTACGTAGGAGGATATTGGGAGGCCCGACAACAAAGGAATTGGAACTCTTGTCCTAATATTTTTGGTCAAATTCCGTCTGATCATCTTTTAGACCAAGGTTAA
- the LOC131631469 gene encoding oxysterol-binding protein-related protein 1C-like isoform X1, whose translation MPPLPSSILAKSELFSRPASHIVNHSISSGGSQRHDQQQLVVVPTAVDVRINDLVGNGISGILQKWVNYGKGWRPRWFVLQDGVLSYYKIHGPDKIVINPETEKGFKVIGDESMRIISRKRNSHYSQHWRKPFGEIHLQVSTIRESRSDDKRFSIFTGTKTLHLRAETREDRVAWVEALYAVKDMFPRMSNCELMAPVDNSAISTEKLRHRLMEEGVSEAAIQDSEQIMRNEYAALQSQLLLLKQKQLALIDNLRQLETEKVDLENTVVDESQRQRQGNGQEASSILGQEKFSEASVCGSEDDNDRNDAAEEGTDDDDDAAFFDTRDFLSSSSSFKSNGSDFRASSFSSDDEGVPTVGFEEDVDPCIKTVGTNNPRVKRRKKLPEPVEKEKGVSLWSLIKDNIGKDLTKVCLPVYFNEPLSSLQKCCEEMEYSYLLDRAYEWGRRGNTLMRILNVAAFAVSAYASTDGKICKPFNPLLGETYEADFPDKGFRFISEKVSHHPTIVACHCEGTGWKFWADSNLKSKFWGRSIQLDPVGILTLEFDDGEVFQWSKVTTSIYNLILGKLYCDHYGTMRIQGNGAYSCKLKFKEQSIIDRNPRQVQGIVQDRNGKTLATLIGKWDDSMYYVNGDYGGKGKGYESLSEAHLLWKRSKPPKFPTRYNLTRFAITLNELTPGLKEKLPPTDSRLRPDQRFLENGEYEMANSEKLRLEQRQRQAGKMQASGWEPQWFAKDKSSGTYRYVGGYWEARQQRNWNSCPNIFGQIPSDHLLDQG comes from the exons ATGCCTCCTCTTCCGTCCTCCATTTTAGCGAAATCCGAGCTGTTCTCCCGACCTGCAAGCCACATCGTCAACCACAGTATCTCCAGCGGCGGAAGTCAGCGGCACGATCAGCAGCAGTTGGTGGTTGTTCCGACGGCGGTTGATGTGAGGATCAACGACCTCGTCGGGAACGGAATATCAGGAATACTTCAGAAGTGGGTGAACTATGGCAAAGGATGGAGGCCTAGGTGGTTCGTGCTACAGGATGGTGTTCTCTCCTATTACAAGATTCACGGACCTGATAAGATTGTAATCAATCCAGAAACCGAGAAAGGATTCAAAGTCATCGGTGACGAGTCCATGCGGATCATCTCTCGCAAAAGAAATTCTCACTACTCTCAACATTGGCGAAAGCCTTTCGGTGAAATCCATCTCCAG GTTTCAACTATTCGTGAAAGCAGATCGGATGATAAACGGTTTTCCATTTTCACTGGGACAAAGACACTGCACTTAAGGGCTGAGACCCGTGAGGATCGGGTGGCATGGGTGGAGGCTTTATATGCAGTCAAAGATATGTTTCCTCGGATGTCCAACTGTGAGCTGATGGCTCCTGTGGACAATTCCGCCATTTCAACTGAAAAGTTGAGGCACCGGCTAATGGAAGAAGGTGTTAGTGAGGCTGCCATTCAGGACAGTGAGCAAATTATGAGAAATGAGTACGCAGCTCTACAAAGCCAGCTTTTGCTACTTAAGCAGAAACAGTTGGCACTAATTGATAATTTACGCCAATTGGAG ACAGAGAAGGTTGACCTGGAAAACACTGTTGTTGATGAGAGCCAAAGACAAAGACAAGGGAATGGTCAAGAGGCTTCCTCTATATTGGGGCAGGAAAAGTTTAGTG AAGCAAGTGTGTGTGGGTCTGAGGATGATAATGACAGAAATGACGCAGCAGAGGAAGGAACAGATGATGACGATGATGCCGCCTTTTTTGACACACGTGATTTTCTATCATCATCCAGTTCTTTTAAAAGTAATGGATCTGATTTTAGGGCTTCATCCTTCTCTTCAGATGATGAAGGAGTCCCGACAGTTGGATTTGAGGAGGATGTAGATCCTTGTATTAAAACTGTTGGGACCAACAACCCTCGTGTTAAGCGGCGTAAAAAATTGCCCGAACCTGTTGAGAAAGAGAAAGGCGTCAGTCTTTGGTCATTGATTAAGGATAATATTGGGAAGGATCTAACTAAAGTATGTCTCCCTGTTTATTTTAATGAACCTCTCTCCTCTCTTCAAAAATGCTGTGAAGAAATGGAGTACTCGTATCTCCTTGACCGAGCTTATGAATGGGGAAGAAGA GGCAATACCCTTATGAGGATTCTCAATGTTGCTGCTTTTGCTGTATCTGCCTATGCTTCAACTGATGGAAAAATTTGCAAACCATTCAATCCATTACTGGGGGAGACATATGAGGCTGACTTTCCAGATAAAGGCTTTCGTTTCATTTCAGAGAAG GTCAGTCACCACCCTACAATAGTTGCATGTCACTGTGAGGGTACGGGCTGGAAATTTTGGGCAGATAGTAACTTAAAAAGCAAATTTTGGGGCCGATCAATTCAACTCGATCCTGTTGGTATATTGACATTAGAATTTGACGATGGGGAAGTGTTCCAGTGGAGCAAG GTTACTACATCAATATACAATCTCATTTTGGGAAAGCTGTATTGTGATCATTATGGTACAATGCGTATTCAGGGAAACGGAGCATACTCATGTAAACTGAAATTCAAGGAACAATCTATAATTGATCGCAATCCTCGCCAG GTTCAAGGTATTGTTCAGGACAGAAATGGGAAAACATTGGCTACATTAATTGGAAAGTGGGACGACAGCATGTATTATGTTAATGGTGACTATGGTGGAAAGGGAAAAGGTTACGAATCGTTGTCGGAAGCACATCTACTATGGAAGAGGAGCAAGCCTCCCAAGTTTCCTACTAGATATAACTTAACTCGTTTTGCCATCACATTAAACGAACTTACCCCAGGATTAAAG GAAAAGCTACCACCTACGGATTCCAGGTTAAGGCCAGATCAGAGGTTTTTGGAAAATGGGGAGTATGAGATGGCAAATTCGGAAAAATTACGGCTAGAGCAGCGTCAACGGCAG GCTGGGAAGATGCAAGCTAGTGGTTGGGAACCACAATGGTTTGCTAAGGATAAATCAAGCGGTACATACCGCTACGTAGGAGGATATTGGGAGGCCCGACAACAAAGGAATTGGAACTCTTGTCCTAATATTTTTGGTCAAATTCCGTCTGATCATCTTTTAGACCAAGGTTAA